In Exiguobacterium acetylicum, the genomic stretch AAGTGTTCGACGCGGTATTACCGTTTGCTTCCGTTAGTCTCGGATGGGTCGTTCCAGCTATCATTGGTGGAGTGATCGGAGCAATCGTCGGTAAGAAAACAGCGGAGACACAATCGTCGTCGCGTGTAGCTTAAATTGTCATATATAAAAGGAAGCGGATTTTTGATCGCATGATCAAAGTCCGCTTTTTTTGTTCACGCGATTGTGGGTTTAAGCATAAGCGGAAACGGCAATTCCTCTACTGTATGTCATTGACTATCGTGCCCCTTACAGAAAGGATGTTGAAACATGTCAGAACGTGTCTTCATTAGTCCCTCGAAGTATGTCCAAGGAAAGGATGTCATTGACCGGCTCGGTACATATGTGAGCCCGTTCGGTGAAAAAGCGCTCGTCATCGCGGATGATGTCGTCTGGAAAATCGTCAAGGAACGTGTTGAGCATTCGTTGTCCGGCGAAAATGTCGGCATCGAGAAGGCGGATTTCAGTGGCGAAGCCTCGCGGCATGAAGTGAAACGAATCGCTGAGCAAGCACAAGCGGCAGATGTCCGGTTCGTCATGGGTGTGGGAGGCGGAAAGACGCTAGATACGGCAAAAGCCGTCTCGGATGAGCTGAACGTGTCCGTCGTCATCGTTCCGACGCTTGCTTCGACCGATGCCCCGACGAGTGCCCTGTCCGTCATCTATTCCGACGAAGGGATTTTCGAAAGTTACCGCTTCTATAAGAAGAATCCCGATCTCGTTCTCGTCGATACGAAGTTAATCGCCCAAGCACCAGCTCGTTTCTTCGCGTCCGGAATCGCGGATGCGCTCGCGACATGGGTCGAGGTCCGGAGTGTCGTCGCTTTTGGTGGACAAACGATGGCAGGGGGACGACCAACGATTGCGGCACAAGCGATCGCTAAACGGTGTGAGGAAGTCTTGTTCGAGCATGGACGCTTGGCGTATGAATCCGTTCAGGCGCAAGTCGTCACGCCGGCACTCGAAGCCGTCGTCGAGGCAAATACGCTCTTAAGTGGACTCGGCTTCGAGAGTGGTGGATTAGCTGCAGCGCATGCCATCCACAACGGGTTCACGGCGCTTGACGGTGAGATTCACCACTTGACGCACGGGGAGAAGGTCGCCTTTGGTACACTCGTCCAGTTGGCGCTCGAAGAACATCCACAAGAAGAGATTGAACGCTACATCGCGCTCTACACGGATCTTGGTTTACCGGTGACGCTAGAAGACGTCAAGCTAAAGGATGCGTCGCGTGAAGACATCGTCAAGGTCGGCGAGGCAGCGACCGCTGAAGGCGAAACGATCCACAGCGGTTTCAACGTCACGGCGGACGAAGTCGCGGATGCGATCATCGCAGCCGATCGTTATTCGAAAGCGTATCTAGCGAAACATGCTTCTTTCTGATTGATGCGTTTAAATCCGCTTCCTCTACCAAGGGGAAGCGGATTTTTTATGAGTTTTCGTCGAATGACGCTTGAATTCTTCTTAAAAACACGCTATCTTTATAAAACGTAATGATTACGATTTAATTCAGGTAAAGGAGTTTTTGTGATGACGGATCGATATGAATGGGTGATTGTAGGTGGAGGAATTCATGGGATGACGGTATTCAATGCCTTACGTGAAAAAGGAATCGATCGGGAGATGATACGGATCATCGACCGTCATGAGCAACCATTGATGAACTGGCGGAAACAAACCGAACGGATCGGCATGCCTTACCTACGTTCAACTCGGGTCCACCACACTTCGACGAATCCGACGAGTCTCAGGCATCATGCGGAAGAACAGGATTATACACATCAAGCCTTCAAGGATACATACGGACGGCCATCCTTGGAATTATTCAACGACCATGCCCTTCAATTGGCGCAGCAAAATGAAGTGGAGGCGAGTTGGATCCAAGGGGAAGTCGCACGGCTAAGACGAGAAAGCGGAACGTGGATCATCTCGACAGATGAAAGCGAGTTACGAGCAAACCGTGTCGTTCTCGCTCTCGGACAATCGGAGCATCATGTCATGCCAGAGTGGGCGAAATCGGCGCGTCACGTTTTCTTATCGAAGCACGATACACCACCGGTCGTCATCATCGGAGGTGGGATTAGTGCTCTGCATCATACGATTCAATGTGCTGAGCGCTATCCCGGGCAGGTGACTCTCCTTTCACGACGTCCGCTCGAAAAAAGTGCGTTCGATGCCGATCGGAAGTTCATGGGACCAAAAGGATTGACACCATTCAAGTCCTTGTCGGCTAGTGAAAAACGAGCGTTGATCGTACAGGAGCGTCGCCCGGGAACGGCAACACAGGACTTGATTCAACGTGTGCGTCATCTGATTCGAGAAGGAATCATCAGTCATGTGATTGGTGAAGTCGAGCAGGAAATCGGAAGCGGAGTGAAGCTGACAGATGATCGCATCATCACCGCTGAATCGATTATTTGCGCAACGGGTATCCGTCCGATGGTCGTCGAAGGATCTTGGCTTGAAGCGGTACAGCAAGAGTTGAATCTGCCATTGTCTCCTTGCCGGACACCGTTACTAGATGAAGAAACCTTTGAATGGGGAGAGAACTTATTCGCGACAGGCAGTCTTGCAGACTTAACGGTCGGACCGTTCGCTCGCTCGATTTACGGGGGACAAGCCGCAGCACGTGCGATCGCCTCGACGATTGAAGAGAAGCAGACTTCGCTTGTTTCCGTCTAAAAGAAAGGAAAAGGCCCGACCACGTGACGTCATTAATGAGTCATGTGGTCGGGCCATTTTTTTAGAGGTAATCGAGTGGATTAACGCTACTACCAGCTGATGTTGCGCTGTAGACGTACGATCCCTTATGGAGTTCAAAATGTAAGTGTGTTCCGAAAGCGTTACCTGTCTCGCCGACTGTACCGACTTTTTGACCTTGGGCGACGGTTTGACCGACCGAGACGGAGCGACTATTCATATGTGCATACAGACTGATGAACGGCGATCCGTTGACAGTGTGTGAGACCATGACGTAGTTGCCGTAGGCACCTTTGAACTGAGACGTAATGACCTTACCGCTTGCTGTCGCATAGACTGGAGTACCTTTGGCTGCGCCATAATCGATACCGTTATGGAACGTATATCCGTAAGCACCGCTTGCCTTACCATATCCTTGCGTGATTGGACCACTCGTTGGTGTCGCGAAACTTTTTGACGTCGACGTCGAGGCTTTTGATGCGCCACTGCTGTTCGTCAGTGTCAAGACAGCATATTTCGAGACATAGTCAGCGTGAACGAATCGTTTGTCGCCACCGTATAGGAACTTGATCCAGTTACCTGTCCGACCGAGATAGCGGAATGTTTCGCCTTTATCGACACTTCCGACGACTGTACTGCTCGTCGAGTTGCTGCTACGAACGCGAAGATTGTCAACGTTGACTTTAATCTTATAGA encodes the following:
- a CDS encoding peptidoglycan DD-metalloendopeptidase family protein, giving the protein MHGFWKGVSATAIAVASFASFAIPRADAATTFYKVKVMEDGLRARTGPSTSYGTVTSFEKGDTYKYLGRTGNWTKILYGSKKVYVSSTYVKKYSVTRIYKIKVNVDNLRVRSSNSTSSTVVGSVDKGETFRYLGRTGNWIKFLYGGDKRFVHADYVSKYAVLTLTNSSGASKASTSTSKSFATPTSGPITQGYGKASGAYGYTFHNGIDYGAAKGTPVYATASGKVITSQFKGAYGNYVMVSHTVNGSPFISLYAHMNSRSVSVGQTVAQGQKVGTVGETGNAFGTHLHFELHKGSYVYSATSAGSSVNPLDYL
- a CDS encoding FAD/NAD(P)-binding protein, producing the protein MTDRYEWVIVGGGIHGMTVFNALREKGIDREMIRIIDRHEQPLMNWRKQTERIGMPYLRSTRVHHTSTNPTSLRHHAEEQDYTHQAFKDTYGRPSLELFNDHALQLAQQNEVEASWIQGEVARLRRESGTWIISTDESELRANRVVLALGQSEHHVMPEWAKSARHVFLSKHDTPPVVIIGGGISALHHTIQCAERYPGQVTLLSRRPLEKSAFDADRKFMGPKGLTPFKSLSASEKRALIVQERRPGTATQDLIQRVRHLIREGIISHVIGEVEQEIGSGVKLTDDRIITAESIICATGIRPMVVEGSWLEAVQQELNLPLSPCRTPLLDEETFEWGENLFATGSLADLTVGPFARSIYGGQAAARAIASTIEEKQTSLVSV
- a CDS encoding glycerol dehydrogenase, producing the protein MSERVFISPSKYVQGKDVIDRLGTYVSPFGEKALVIADDVVWKIVKERVEHSLSGENVGIEKADFSGEASRHEVKRIAEQAQAADVRFVMGVGGGKTLDTAKAVSDELNVSVVIVPTLASTDAPTSALSVIYSDEGIFESYRFYKKNPDLVLVDTKLIAQAPARFFASGIADALATWVEVRSVVAFGGQTMAGGRPTIAAQAIAKRCEEVLFEHGRLAYESVQAQVVTPALEAVVEANTLLSGLGFESGGLAAAHAIHNGFTALDGEIHHLTHGEKVAFGTLVQLALEEHPQEEIERYIALYTDLGLPVTLEDVKLKDASREDIVKVGEAATAEGETIHSGFNVTADEVADAIIAADRYSKAYLAKHASF